Proteins from a genomic interval of Synechococcus sp. A15-28:
- a CDS encoding ATP-binding protein, with translation MLQQASSSTETFPAASSRRQFRWADFVLPSTLQLSPLMEVLIEPVGCLLTSQRVELGLHEALVNAVRHGNAEDPSKRLRVRRITTPHWLVWQVQDEGSGLPPNARAASLPEQPEALSGRGLFLIHQCFDDVRWSRRGNRLQLACRRPLNDADSPGL, from the coding sequence ATCCTGCAGCAGGCTTCCTCCAGCACCGAAACGTTTCCCGCGGCCTCGTCCAGGCGTCAGTTTCGTTGGGCGGATTTTGTTTTGCCCTCAACCTTGCAGCTCTCTCCGTTGATGGAAGTGCTGATTGAACCGGTGGGTTGTTTGTTGACGTCCCAGCGGGTCGAGCTCGGACTGCATGAAGCTCTGGTGAATGCCGTGCGCCACGGCAATGCGGAGGATCCCTCCAAGCGGCTGCGTGTGCGGCGGATCACGACTCCGCACTGGTTGGTCTGGCAGGTGCAGGATGAGGGCAGTGGCTTACCACCGAACGCCCGCGCCGCCTCTCTTCCGGAGCAACCAGAAGCGCTCAGTGGTCGAGGTCTCTTCCTGATCCATCAGTGCTTTGACGACGTGCGCTGGAGCCGCCGTGGCAACCGACTCCAACTCGCCTGTCGTCGGCCGCTCAATGATGCGGACAGCCCGGGTCTCTGA
- the glnA gene encoding type I glutamate--ammonia ligase — MAKTPQDVLRQIKDEGIELIDLKFTDLHGKWQHLTVCTDLLEEDSFTEGLAFDGSSIRGWKSINASDMAMVPDASTAWIDPFYRHKTLSMICSIQEPRSGEAYDRCPRALAQRALNHLSSTGLADTAFFGPEPEFFLFDDVRYNSSEGGAFYSVDTIEAPWNTGRLEEGGNLAYKIQLKEGYFPVAPNDTAQDIRSEMLLLMGQLGIPTEKHHHEVAGAGQHELGMKFAELIEAADNVMTYKYVVRNVAKKYGKTATFMPKPVFNDNGSGMHVHQSLWKGGQPLFFGEGTYANLSQTARWYIGGILKHAPAFLAFTNPTTNSYKRLVPGFEAPVNLVYSEGNRSAAVRIPLTGPSPKAKRLEFRSGDALANPYLAFSAMVMAGLDGIKNQIDPGDGEDRDLFELPAEELAKIATVPPSLNGALEALNADRGFLTAGGVFSDDFIDNWIDLKYEEVQQLRQRPHPHEFAMYYDA, encoded by the coding sequence ATGGCCAAAACCCCTCAGGACGTCCTTCGACAGATCAAGGACGAAGGCATTGAGCTGATCGACCTGAAATTCACCGATCTCCATGGCAAGTGGCAACACCTGACGGTGTGCACCGATCTGCTGGAAGAGGACTCCTTCACCGAAGGGCTGGCGTTTGACGGCTCCTCCATTCGCGGCTGGAAATCGATCAATGCCTCTGACATGGCGATGGTTCCCGATGCCAGCACGGCCTGGATTGATCCCTTCTACCGCCACAAAACCCTGAGCATGATCTGCTCCATTCAGGAGCCGCGCAGTGGTGAGGCCTACGACCGCTGCCCCCGTGCCCTGGCACAACGAGCTCTGAACCACCTGAGCTCCACCGGCCTGGCGGACACCGCCTTCTTCGGTCCCGAGCCCGAGTTCTTTCTCTTCGACGACGTCCGCTACAACTCCAGCGAAGGCGGGGCTTTCTACAGCGTTGACACCATCGAAGCGCCCTGGAACACCGGGCGCCTGGAAGAGGGTGGAAACCTGGCTTACAAAATCCAGTTGAAAGAGGGTTATTTCCCCGTCGCTCCCAACGACACCGCTCAGGACATTCGTTCGGAGATGCTCCTGTTGATGGGTCAGCTGGGGATCCCCACCGAAAAGCATCACCACGAGGTGGCCGGTGCCGGACAGCACGAGCTCGGCATGAAATTCGCCGAACTGATTGAAGCGGCAGACAACGTCATGACGTACAAATACGTCGTGCGCAATGTGGCGAAGAAGTACGGCAAAACAGCCACATTCATGCCCAAACCGGTCTTCAACGACAACGGCTCCGGCATGCACGTTCACCAGAGCCTCTGGAAAGGTGGCCAGCCGCTGTTCTTCGGCGAAGGCACCTACGCCAATCTGTCCCAGACAGCCCGTTGGTACATCGGTGGAATCCTGAAGCATGCCCCGGCATTCCTGGCCTTCACCAACCCCACCACCAACAGCTACAAGCGCCTGGTGCCCGGATTCGAAGCACCCGTCAATCTTGTCTACTCCGAAGGAAACCGCTCCGCTGCGGTTCGTATCCCTCTCACCGGCCCCAGCCCGAAGGCCAAGCGCCTCGAATTCCGTTCCGGTGATGCCCTGGCCAATCCTTATCTGGCCTTCAGCGCCATGGTGATGGCGGGCCTGGATGGCATCAAAAACCAGATCGACCCCGGCGACGGTGAAGATCGTGATTTGTTTGAACTGCCTGCCGAAGAGCTGGCCAAGATCGCCACAGTGCCCCCGTCACTGAACGGCGCCCTGGAAGCGCTCAATGCCGATCGCGGCTTCCTCACCGCCGGCGGCGTATTCAGCGACGATTTCATCGACAACTGGATCGATCTCAAATACGAAGAGGTCCAGCAGCTGCGCCAGCGCCCTCATCCCCACGAGTTCGCGATGTACTACGACGCTTGA
- a CDS encoding DUF6439 family protein — MDPTQSDWPEQALSNSRDLHALLSIDDRSWHRLKSRWDRRGAELLSAALVTLLSEGERGDVKALTEQALGWINGELRDPGCPHH; from the coding sequence ATGGATCCGACCCAATCGGACTGGCCCGAGCAGGCCCTGAGCAACAGCCGTGACCTTCACGCGCTGTTGAGCATTGATGACCGCAGCTGGCATCGTCTGAAAAGTCGCTGGGATCGACGTGGAGCCGAGCTGCTGAGCGCTGCGCTGGTGACGCTGCTGAGTGAAGGGGAACGGGGCGACGTGAAGGCGCTCACCGAGCAAGCCCTGGGCTGGATCAACGGAGAACTCAGAGACCCGGGCTGTCCGCATCATTGA
- a CDS encoding allophycocyanin subunit beta — protein MRDAIGGLIGRYDQLGRYLDRSAIDSIESYLDESSLRIQAVELINREAAEIVREASQRLFRDEPELLLPGGNAYTTRRLAACLRDMDYFLRYASYALVAADSTILNERVLNGLDDTYKSLGVPTGPTVRSIVLLSEVIVERLQATGVDPARLGVVVEPFDYMARGLAETNVRQR, from the coding sequence ATGCGCGATGCCATCGGCGGATTGATTGGCCGTTATGACCAATTGGGACGGTATCTGGACCGCTCGGCGATCGACAGCATCGAGTCGTATCTGGATGAGTCATCCCTGCGGATCCAGGCCGTTGAGCTGATCAACCGGGAAGCTGCTGAAATCGTGCGCGAGGCTAGTCAGCGGTTGTTCCGTGATGAGCCGGAACTCTTGCTGCCCGGTGGTAATGCCTACACCACACGACGTCTCGCGGCGTGTCTGCGGGATATGGACTATTTCCTGCGTTACGCCAGTTACGCCCTCGTTGCTGCTGACAGCACGATCCTGAACGAGCGTGTTCTCAATGGTCTTGACGACACTTACAAGAGCCTTGGCGTGCCCACGGGGCCCACGGTTCGCAGCATTGTTCTGCTGAGTGAAGTGATCGTGGAGCGTCTTCAAGCCACGGGAGTCGACCCAGCTCGTCTCGGAGTTGTCGTGGAACCGTTTGATTACATGGCCCGTGGTCTTGCCGAAACGAATGTGCGGCAGCGATGA
- a CDS encoding class I SAM-dependent methyltransferase, translating into MASTPFSKLAYKTLQQGKGIAGLAHKELSTKLMELLAPEAVPSTESVPPELLKDLRSSMAQLEERDWDEAQQGTYPESQLFDAPWLDWASRYPLVWLDLPSTWNRRKERNVRDLPKETDSSLFPEYYLQNFHHQTDGYLSDHSAGLYDLQVEILFNGTADAMRRRVLSPLKRGLKHFSDRSPSTLRVLDIATGTGRTLQQIRGALPHAELIGADLSEAYLRQANRWLNNGQAPLVQLIRANGEKLPFANAGLQGATCVFLLHELPAEARQNVINEAWRVLEPGGVFVLADSVQLADSPQFNVAMENFRRVFHEPYYRDYIADDIDARLIQAGFEAVTAETHFMTRVWSARKPSQPSA; encoded by the coding sequence ATGGCGTCCACGCCCTTCAGCAAGCTGGCCTACAAGACCCTGCAACAGGGCAAGGGAATCGCTGGCCTGGCCCACAAAGAGCTGAGCACCAAGTTGATGGAGCTGCTTGCTCCCGAAGCTGTTCCCAGCACTGAGAGCGTCCCCCCGGAGCTGTTGAAGGACCTGCGCAGCTCCATGGCTCAGCTGGAGGAACGCGATTGGGACGAGGCGCAACAGGGCACCTATCCGGAATCTCAGCTGTTCGATGCCCCCTGGCTGGACTGGGCAAGCCGCTATCCCTTGGTCTGGTTGGATCTGCCTTCCACCTGGAATCGCCGCAAGGAACGCAACGTTCGCGATCTCCCCAAAGAAACCGACAGCAGCCTCTTCCCTGAGTACTACCTGCAGAATTTCCATCACCAAACCGATGGATACCTCAGCGACCACTCCGCAGGTCTGTACGACCTCCAGGTCGAGATCCTGTTCAATGGAACCGCCGATGCGATGCGGCGTCGGGTGCTCTCGCCGCTGAAGCGCGGCCTGAAGCACTTCTCCGATCGAAGCCCTTCGACCCTTCGGGTGCTCGACATCGCCACGGGAACAGGACGGACGCTCCAACAGATCCGTGGGGCCCTGCCCCATGCGGAGCTGATCGGCGCCGACCTCTCCGAGGCCTACTTACGCCAAGCGAATCGCTGGCTGAACAACGGTCAGGCCCCTCTGGTGCAACTGATTCGCGCCAACGGAGAGAAACTTCCCTTCGCGAATGCCGGACTGCAGGGTGCGACCTGCGTCTTTCTCCTGCATGAGCTGCCGGCTGAGGCACGCCAGAACGTCATCAACGAAGCCTGGCGTGTGCTGGAGCCTGGTGGTGTCTTTGTGCTGGCCGATTCCGTTCAACTCGCAGACTCTCCGCAGTTCAACGTCGCCATGGAGAATTTCCGCCGGGTCTTCCACGAGCCGTACTACCGCGACTACATCGCGGACGACATCGATGCCCGTCTGATCCAGGCCGGTTTCGAGGCCGTGACCGCTGAAACCCACTTCATGACTCGGGTCTGGAGCGCCAGAAAGCCCTCCCAGCCATCCGCCTGA
- a CDS encoding GUN4 domain-containing protein: MLSGSTPTSTATPEQLIDRLAKGSPRQRRSLIKSLESRSADLVGLGSAALDQFDRKGSDWAPGWVLQVLRRHQPDHLVQLLSSTPEGWLDVASAIGVDYGPLQQALLDEDFETADRTTSSILRQLAGPAAEARGYVYFSEVPAMAGLDLVSLDRLWTVYSQGRFGFSMQAKLLSGLDGRYERLWPRIGWKLDGTWTRYPRAFTWSMEAPEGHMPLINQLRGVRLMDALLNHPDLVTHRSAMGLS; the protein is encoded by the coding sequence ATGCTCTCCGGTTCAACACCCACTTCAACGGCAACTCCTGAACAGCTGATCGACCGCCTGGCGAAGGGGTCTCCCCGTCAGCGTCGTTCACTGATCAAGTCCTTGGAATCAAGGTCGGCCGATCTCGTCGGCCTTGGATCAGCTGCCCTCGACCAATTTGATCGCAAGGGCTCCGACTGGGCTCCCGGTTGGGTTCTCCAGGTGCTGAGACGGCACCAGCCCGACCACCTTGTCCAACTGCTGTCCTCCACCCCCGAGGGATGGTTGGATGTGGCCTCGGCCATCGGGGTGGATTACGGCCCGCTGCAGCAAGCCCTGCTTGATGAGGACTTCGAAACGGCTGATCGGACCACAAGTTCCATCCTGCGTCAGCTTGCCGGTCCTGCTGCTGAGGCCAGGGGCTACGTCTACTTCAGTGAGGTGCCAGCGATGGCCGGTCTGGATCTGGTGAGCCTTGATCGGTTGTGGACGGTGTATTCCCAAGGGCGATTCGGGTTTTCCATGCAGGCCAAGTTGCTGTCTGGATTGGATGGGCGTTATGAGCGGCTGTGGCCACGGATCGGTTGGAAGCTGGACGGCACCTGGACCCGTTATCCCAGAGCGTTCACCTGGTCGATGGAGGCGCCTGAGGGGCACATGCCTCTGATCAACCAATTGCGGGGGGTCCGTCTCATGGATGCATTGCTCAATCATCCCGATCTCGTGACGCATCGAAGCGCCATGGGACTGTCCTGA
- the mnmH gene encoding tRNA 2-selenouridine(34) synthase MnmH: MSGMGDPQHLTIDQLRRRQGPLVDVRSPSEFEKGHWPGAINLPLFSDEERAEVGTSYKQQGRLPAIHLALSITGPKLSALAGKLEQLRDQGTLRLYCWRGGMRSASMAWLASQIDLTPALLIGGYKAYRRWAQQQFERLWPLRLMGGRTGTGKTDLLLALQQRGVAVVDLEGLAHHRGSSFGGLGLPPQPSTEHYENRLAECLDQHRQAGAEAIWLEAESIQVGRCRIPKAFFDQMQNAPVLEIQRSLNERVDQLVGVYGHQGMDALAEATRRISRRLGPQRTTQALNAIAAGDWATACRSTLDYYDRCYDHELERSPQRRSLDISGLSIEQAADHLLASGALTETV; this comes from the coding sequence ATGTCAGGCATGGGAGATCCCCAGCACCTCACGATTGATCAGCTGCGCCGGCGGCAGGGTCCGCTGGTGGATGTGCGCAGCCCATCGGAATTCGAAAAAGGACATTGGCCGGGTGCCATCAACCTCCCTCTGTTCAGCGATGAAGAACGGGCCGAAGTCGGCACCAGCTACAAGCAGCAGGGGCGTCTGCCAGCCATCCACCTCGCACTGTCCATCACGGGTCCGAAGCTTTCGGCACTGGCTGGAAAGCTGGAACAGTTGCGCGATCAAGGCACTCTCAGGCTGTACTGCTGGAGAGGGGGCATGCGCTCCGCCAGCATGGCCTGGCTGGCCAGTCAGATCGACTTGACGCCAGCGCTGCTGATCGGTGGATACAAGGCCTATCGCCGCTGGGCCCAGCAGCAGTTCGAACGGCTCTGGCCCTTGCGATTGATGGGAGGCCGCACCGGGACCGGCAAAACGGATCTGCTTCTGGCCCTGCAACAACGGGGAGTTGCAGTCGTTGATCTTGAAGGCTTGGCCCATCACCGGGGCAGCAGCTTCGGCGGACTGGGGCTGCCACCACAACCCTCCACTGAGCATTACGAAAACCGCCTGGCGGAATGCCTTGATCAGCATCGCCAAGCCGGGGCTGAGGCCATCTGGCTGGAAGCCGAAAGCATTCAGGTGGGACGCTGCCGGATTCCAAAGGCCTTCTTCGATCAGATGCAGAACGCTCCTGTCCTGGAGATTCAACGCAGCCTCAACGAACGGGTGGATCAATTGGTGGGGGTGTACGGCCATCAGGGCATGGATGCACTGGCGGAGGCGACGCGGCGCATCAGCCGACGGCTGGGGCCCCAGCGGACAACTCAGGCCCTGAATGCCATTGCTGCAGGGGATTGGGCCACAGCCTGCAGATCCACCCTGGATTACTACGACCGTTGCTACGACCACGAACTGGAACGGTCACCGCAGCGCAGGAGCCTGGATATCAGTGGTCTCAGCATTGAGCAGGCTGCTGATCATCTGCTCGCATCCGGGGCACTGACTGAAACCGTTTAG
- a CDS encoding copper-binding protein, with product MTNPFRLRWLQGWTFQVVLMEGHVQVEANGFGIRLRTAVLPGESPQIAADRLVLSEDRRRRALHHAWLRGQEPQQPSDRLQSSAQTSPSETLVSLVVVGQDSSKVAA from the coding sequence ATGACCAATCCCTTCCGACTCCGCTGGTTACAGGGCTGGACCTTCCAGGTGGTTCTGATGGAAGGTCACGTCCAGGTTGAAGCCAACGGTTTTGGGATTCGGTTGCGCACAGCCGTTCTCCCCGGAGAAAGCCCCCAAATCGCAGCAGATCGACTGGTTCTTTCCGAGGACCGTCGTCGCCGGGCTCTCCATCACGCCTGGCTACGCGGTCAGGAACCCCAGCAACCTTCTGATCGACTGCAATCTTCCGCCCAGACATCCCCCAGCGAAACGCTGGTCTCCCTCGTGGTGGTTGGGCAGGATTCCTCCAAAGTAGCGGCCTGA